The genomic DNA GCTGGTGGTGCCCAACGGTGTTGATTGTGAGCAGTACCGGTCGGGTGTTGTGCCGCCTCTGGAGCTGGGTGGACAGTCGCTGGTCTTTACCGGCAAGATGGATTTTCGCCCCAATGTCGACGCTGTGCTGTGGTTTGTCAATGCGGTGCTGCCACTGGTACGCGCTCGAGCCCCTGAAACGAGGCTGTACGTGGTGGGCAAGAACCCACACCCGCGGCTGGATTCGCTGCGCGGGGTGGAAGGAGTGACCCTGACCGGCTACGTGGAGGACGTGCGCCCCTACATCGCCGGTGCGTCGGCCTACGTCGTGCCCCTCCAGTCAGGAGGCGGAACCAGGCTAAAAGCGCTGGAGGCCATGGCTATGGGCCAGGCTCTGGTGACGACAACGCTGGGGGGCGAGGGAATCGATGCTCAGCCAGGCAGAGACTGGCTGGTTGCCGACAGCCCGGCCACCTTCGCCGAGCAGGTACTTTTGCTTCTGACAGACCGCGCTCTGGCAGGCAGGCTCGGACTCGCGGCGCGCGAGTTCGTGGCGGCGCATTTTGATTGGCACATTGTCACGAAACCCCTCATGCCCCTGTACGACAGCTAAACCACGACGTTGACCGTTCCCCCGAGCCCTTCGCTTTGTCCGGCGTGCTGCTTCTGAAGCGGACCTCGACTTGTATTCTTGCGACACTCGGACGGGCTGGCTCTCTCGCGGCTCCGGGAACTGATGGTAGCACCTCCTCGTCTGTTGACCAATGCATCTCCTACCGACATGCCAACGAACCAGCGCTGGTGGCGTATAATGAAGCAGCGAATTGGCGCATCGAAGGACACGCGAGAGATGTCGAGCAACAGCAGTTCAACCAACTTGCTTCCTGTGGGCAAATGGCTGCAGCGGACTGCCCTGGCAGCGATCCTCGCTGCGACCCTGCTAGCGGCCTGCACGGCGAGCGCAACGCCGACCCCTGTTTCCACGCCGACGCCGGTGCCGACCCCGACACCTTCTCTCCAGGGCGCCGATGAGGTCGTCAGGGCATACCTTCAAGCCTGGCAGGAATCCGATTATGCGCGCATGTACACCTACCTGTCGCCATCGGCACAGGCCGGAATTTCCGCCGACAAGTTCACCTCCCGCTACAAGGCAATCGCCGACGAAGCGACCTTGCAAAGCCTCGTCGCTACAGAGTCCCCCGCGCAGCGGACGTCGGCTACTGCGGCAGTCGCTGCCTTCAGCATTGCTGCCGAGACCAGTCTGGCCGGGCCGTTTCGGCTGGACAACCAGTTGAGGCTGAGCTACCAGGGCACACAATGGGGCATCGATTGGACGACCGAGAGCATCTTTCCGCTGCTAGGTCCCGAAAAGCTCGTGCACATGTTCGTCCAGGTGCCTTCGCGAGCGGGGATCTATGACCGGCGCGGTCTGGCCCTGGCCGTCAACGAGAACCTGGTGGAGCTTGGCGTTGTTCCCGGCAAGGTAACGGATGAAGCTCTGCTATTGCGCACCCTCAGCGGCCTGCTGGGCGAGCCAGAAGACAAGATCAAGGCGCGGTACGCAGCGGCTGCTCGCCCTGATTGGTTCATGCCGGTGGGCGTGATCAGTGCCGCAGCCGCCGACAAGAACGAGGATTTGCTTTCGTCCATCGCCGGTATCACCTGGCGCGAGAAGGACAAACGGTCCTATCCGCAGGCCAGTCTGGCGGCACAGGTAGTGGGCTATATGGCGCGCATTGACGCCAAGACACTGGAGCGTCTGAGCGGTCAGGGTTACAACGAGACGGACATGCTGGGTGTGGCCGGGCTGGAGGCGTGGGGCGAAAAGTACCTGGGGGGCACGCGGGGCGGCACGTTGGCCATCATCAGCCAGGATGGCCGCATCGTCTGGACCCTGGCTGAGAAAGCGGCAAGGAGCAGCGCCAGTCTCTACACGACGTTGGATTCAGAACTGCAGCGCACGGCGGAGACAATCCTTGGCACGAGAGTGGGGGCCATCGCTGCCATCGACGTACGCAACGGCGAGGTGCTGGCCCTGGTCAGCTACCCGGGTTATGACCCTGGCGAACTGACGGCCGGGACCCCCACTGGCGGATGGGAGGCCCTGCTCAATGATCCCTACCATCCTTTTTTGGACCGTGCCATCGCTGGCGTCTACCCGCCGGGATCGACGTTCAAGATCATCACTCTGGCCGCAGGTCTGCAGGAGCTGCGGTTGTCGGAGAACACCACCTACTACTGCGCCGGTCGCTGGAACGGCCTCAACGACGGCGCCATACGGACCTGCTGGGTGCCGACTGGCCACGGCTCGCTAACTCTGTTTCAGGGGTTGGCTCAGTCGTGCGATACCGTGTTCTGGGAAGTGGGCAAGGCGCTCAACGAACGCAGCCCCTATGTTCTGCCACAGTACGCCCGGGCCTTTGGGCTGGGTCAGGTGAGTGGGCTGAATGCCCTGGACGAAGCTCAGGGACTGATCCCTGACCCGGACTGGAAGGCCAAGGCCTACTCGGGTGCTGAGCAGAATTGGCTGCCGCGCGATGCGGTCAACATGGCCATTGGCCAGGGTGACGTGCTGGCAACGCCCTTGCAGATGGCCAACCTGGTCGCTGCTGTGGCCAACGGAGGCACTCTCTACCGGCCGCGTCTCATCCGTGAGATCAGGTCGGCGATGGATGGCGTTGTGGCCAGCTTTGGTCCTCAGGTTGCGGGGCAGCTCCCGGTTTCTGCGGCAAACCTGCGGGTCATTCAGCGCGCGATGGAGGCGGTGGTCACTCAGGGGTCAGCACAACGGGCGTTCATCGGTTCGCCCGTGCGTATGGCGGGCAAGTCAGGTACAGCCGAGGCACCGCCTGGTGAACCTCATGGCTGGTTCGTTGGCTTTGCCCCGGCCGATAACCCGCAGATTGCAGTAGCGGTGGTGCTCGAGCACGGTGGTGAGGGCGGCAAGAACGCCGCGCCGCTGTTCCGCCAGGTCATTGAAGCCTACTTGGCCCAGCCACGCTAGCATAACGGGGTTATGGCCGGAGATAACTTGACCCCGCTGTGGCTGCGGCTATAATCACTGCGCAATGACCGCGCCCGTAGCTCAGCGGACAGAGCAGTGGTCTTCGAAACCAAAGGCCGTGGGTTCGAATCCCTCCGGGCGCGCCTGCCACGATCCCCTGCGGGATCCTCCTGAACCCGGGTCAACAGGCACCCGGGCTGGCTGACCTGGATGGTTGCGCCTCGGGAATGCTGCAAATGCCCAAGATCACCTATCAGGAAATCAGGCCCGGCAAGTGGTTCAAACTGGTGGATGGCCAGGTCGTAGCTGCGGCTACCCAGGCAGAGGTGGCCGCCTGGAGGCGAGAGAACGCTGCCCCCGCCAACATCTGGCAGGACGTGCTCAAGACCGCTCGGCCGACACCGCGGCGGGCGGAGCAACGGGCAGACAGCACTGCCCAGGAATCCCAACAAGACTCGTTCTGGAAAGACATCGTGAAACCAACCAAGACCAGGCCGCGTGCGCAGCCCCGCGTGGCTCCAGCCGAAGATCGCCTGCGCGGCCTCCGACCGCGCGGTAAAGAGGACATTGACGTTGCCGAACAGGCCAGCATCTGGCGAGATGTGCTGAATCAGTCCAAGAAGAGGGTGCCGCCGACTCCCCCGCCCGTCACTGCACCTCCAGCAAAGGCAAAGGAAGCGGAAAAACCGGCACCGGCCACGGTCGCAGAATCCGAGAGAGCGGCTCTGACCAAAGTGAAGGGACCGGAGCAGCCAGCAACGCCCAGGGCGGCATCAAAACCAACCGCTGCCTCCGCTCCAGCAAAAAGCGAGAAGCCAGCCAAGGCCAGGCCCAAGGCTAGGCCCCCTGCCACGGAGAAGAAGCCTACCCCGGCAGCACCCAAGGTCAAGCCCGCTGGTGGTCTCAATACGTCAGCGGCGGGTGCGGCGGCGCGTCCGACGCCCAAGCCAGCGCCGCCTGGGAAGCAGAGCAAGGCAAGGCTGCAGCCCAAGACCGAATCAGCCTCGCCGCCTCGGAGAAAACCGAAAGCGGGGGCGGCAGCCGAGTCGGGCAGCCCTCTCTATCTGTGGATGGTCGCGGGACAATCGGACGACCTGCTGGCGATCGCGCGGGCGGGCCTGGCACGATATCAACAGCGGTTTGATCGTGCAGCCGAGGTTGTCCTGTGCCACAGTGAGGATCTCGCCGCGTTGGAAGGGGGCAAGCTGCCCGTCGACCTGCGAGAGGGCAAGAGCCTGCCGCGGCGCAACATCTGGATCGGCCTAAAGTAGCTGCTGCCTATGGCCCCCAGCGATACAGGCAAGGTTGAGGAGACTCTCGCCGCTGCACCAACGGTCCTGAGCGACCGCGAGCTGGAGATCCTCCGGCTGGTTGCCACCGGGGCGACCAACCAGCAAATTGCCCATGACCTGTTCATTAGCGTGAACACGGTCAAGGTTCACCTCCGGAACATCTTTGCCAAGCTGGGAGTCGAATCGCGGACCGAGGCGACCACCTACGCTATCCGTGCTGGGTGGGTCGCCATGCCGATTCCCCCGACGTTGGCCGAGGACACGAACACCCCGGCTCCCGCCAAACCCCGCATTGCCCTCTGGCAGCGCGTTGTTTTCCTCGTCGCCGCCGCGCTGACTGCCGCGCTGGTACTGTCCCCGCCCTCACGACAGACGGCGGGCAATGGCGGCCAGCTCACTGACCAGTCAAGTGCTGGGACGAGCGGCTCTCCTGGCGCCGCCTCTTCGCGCTGGCTCAACAAGGCCCAGATGCCGACTGCGCGGTCGCGGTTGGCCGTTGCCGCCAGTGGCGGACTCGTCTACGCCATCGGTGGCGATACGGCCGACGGCGTCACGGGTATCGTCGAGGTGTACAACCCGGCCGACGATACCTGGGCGCGTCGAGCCAGCAAGCCCAGGCCAACGCGCAACATCTCCGCGGCGGTACTGGAGGGCCGGATCTACGTGCCGGGCGGCTACGATGCCACAGATCAGGCCATCAGCGCCGTCGAGGTCTATGATCCCTCCAGTGACACCTGGAACGAGGTGCACCCACTGCCCGAACCCCTCTGCGCCTATGCGATGACGGCCTGGCAGGGCAGGCTCTACCTCTTTGGCGGGTCAGACGGCATTCGCTACCTGGATCACGTATGGATTTACGATCCGGACACGGACACCTGGGGCGCTGGCACGGCCCTCAGTCAGCCACGGGGCTTTGCGGCCGCCGCAGCCGTGGGCGAGAGGATCTATCTCGTCGGGGGGTACGACGGGCAGGTGGAACTGCCCCTGTGCGAGGAGTACCGCCCGGCCGCTGAGGGTACCGGCGAGTCACCATGGACGGCAAGACGGTCCATGTCTTCTCCGCGCGGGGGCCTCGTAGCGGTACCGGCCGAAGGGTACCTCTATGTGATGGGCGGTGGGTGGACAACCTACCTCACGGGCAGTGAGCGCTATGACATTGCGAAGGACCTGTGGACTACCTTCGATTCGCCTCTGCTGGGACAGTGGAGAACCTTTGGCGCTGCGGCTGTAGAGTCAAAGGATGGTACGGTGGTGCACACCATCGGCGGCTGGAGCGATCGTCACTTGAGCGCCAACCTCGTCTACCAGGTCTTTTACCGCATCTACTTGCCAGGACTCTAGCCTGGACTGAACCAAGGAGGAGAAAATGTGCCCCTACCCGCGTCCTGACGGCATCGTCAAAGCCCTCTTCGCTGGCCAGGTTCGTGAGGATCTCCTCTTGCCCTATCCCACTCTTGACCCGCGCCAGGCGGCCAAAGTGGACAGCCTCGTGGCATCGTTCAACGAGATGGCCAGCCGATTGGTCGACCCCCGCGCCATTGATCGGACGGAAGCAATTCCCGATGCCGTACGGCAGGCGATGGCCGAGATGGGCCTCTTTGGTCTGACCATCCCCGAGCAGTACGGTGGCCTGGGACTGGGCATCGGCGCCTATGCTCGAGTGATCGAGGCCATCACCCATGTGTGCCCCGCGCTCATGCTCTTGCTCGGGGCGCACCTGTCTATCGGCCTGAAAGGTCTCCTGCTGTACGGCAGTGACGAGCAGAAAGCGCGCTATCTGCCGCGCCTCGCCACAGGTGAGGCCATTGCCGCATTTGCCCTCACCGAGCCGCAGGCGGGCAGCGATGCCCAGTCCATCCAGAGCGTAGCGGTGCGCGATGGCACAGGGTGGAGACTCAACGGCAGCAAGATCTGGATCAGCAACGGTGACATCGCCAGTATGGTCACCGTGTTTGCGCGGACGCCGGAGGTCGACAGCAAGGATCCGCTGACCGCATTTCTGTTGGAGCCATCTTTCGCGGGATATTCGGTGGGACCGCACGCCCAGAAAATGGGCTTGCGAGGGAACAATGCCACAGTGCTGCGTTT from Chloroflexi bacterium ADurb.Bin180 includes the following:
- the spoVD_3 gene encoding Stage V sporulation protein D, with translation MSSNSSSTNLLPVGKWLQRTALAAILAATLLAACTASATPTPVSTPTPVPTPTPSLQGADEVVRAYLQAWQESDYARMYTYLSPSAQAGISADKFTSRYKAIADEATLQSLVATESPAQRTSATAAVAAFSIAAETSLAGPFRLDNQLRLSYQGTQWGIDWTTESIFPLLGPEKLVHMFVQVPSRAGIYDRRGLALAVNENLVELGVVPGKVTDEALLLRTLSGLLGEPEDKIKARYAAAARPDWFMPVGVISAAAADKNEDLLSSIAGITWREKDKRSYPQASLAAQVVGYMARIDAKTLERLSGQGYNETDMLGVAGLEAWGEKYLGGTRGGTLAIISQDGRIVWTLAEKAARSSASLYTTLDSELQRTAETILGTRVGAIAAIDVRNGEVLALVSYPGYDPGELTAGTPTGGWEALLNDPYHPFLDRAIAGVYPPGSTFKIITLAAGLQELRLSENTTYYCAGRWNGLNDGAIRTCWVPTGHGSLTLFQGLAQSCDTVFWEVGKALNERSPYVLPQYARAFGLGQVSGLNALDEAQGLIPDPDWKAKAYSGAEQNWLPRDAVNMAIGQGDVLATPLQMANLVAAVANGGTLYRPRLIREIRSAMDGVVASFGPQVAGQLPVSAANLRVIQRAMEAVVTQGSAQRAFIGSPVRMAGKSGTAEAPPGEPHGWFVGFAPADNPQIAVAVVLEHGGEGGKNAAPLFRQVIEAYLAQPR
- the liaR_2 gene encoding Transcriptional regulatory protein LiaR → MAPSDTGKVEETLAAAPTVLSDRELEILRLVATGATNQQIAHDLFISVNTVKVHLRNIFAKLGVESRTEATTYAIRAGWVAMPIPPTLAEDTNTPAPAKPRIALWQRVVFLVAAALTAALVLSPPSRQTAGNGGQLTDQSSAGTSGSPGAASSRWLNKAQMPTARSRLAVAASGGLVYAIGGDTADGVTGIVEVYNPADDTWARRASKPRPTRNISAAVLEGRIYVPGGYDATDQAISAVEVYDPSSDTWNEVHPLPEPLCAYAMTAWQGRLYLFGGSDGIRYLDHVWIYDPDTDTWGAGTALSQPRGFAAAAAVGERIYLVGGYDGQVELPLCEEYRPAAEGTGESPWTARRSMSSPRGGLVAVPAEGYLYVMGGGWTTYLTGSERYDIAKDLWTTFDSPLLGQWRTFGAAAVESKDGTVVHTIGGWSDRHLSANLVYQVFYRIYLPGL